The Zobellia alginiliquefaciens genome contains a region encoding:
- the nagB gene encoding glucosamine-6-phosphate deaminase: MKTILEKNRADIKYRPVGQFEETRFEKIHNVIFSDSYQASIKVAEEIATLIRKKQAANKNCVLGLATGSSPIKVYEELVRMHNEEGLSFHNVVTFNLDEYLPMEKENRQSYWYFMHEHLFNHVNIAPENIHIPDGTIPSEKVIEYCIAYDDKIKKNGGLDFQLLGIGRTGHVGFNEPGSHYNSGTRVITLDHITIVDAAPAFLGIDNVPRKAITMGIATVMSAKRIVLLGWGENKASIIKKTVEGEISPQVPATYLQNHKNCTFVLDTGAGSQLTRNKTPWLVDESLEWTESLSSKAIVWLCKETNKSILSLTDKDYNDNGMSGLLAMEDSYDLNIKMFNKLQHTITGWPGGKPNADDSSRPERAEPAKKRVIIFSPHPDDDVISMGGTFDRLIEQGHDVHVVYQTSGNIAVSDTDAMRYAEISKRIAPSEAAQKIIDTIKEKKDSSFDSLEVRKLKGNIRRGESYAAVRYLGLDDSNVYFLDLPFYETGTIKKNNLSETDIKIMMDIISEIKPHQIFAAGDLADPHGTHKVCLDAVFEAMRRLKPEPFMDDCWLWLYRGAWHEWDVDEIEMAVPMSPSQVLKKRYAIFCHQSQKDGVMFQGDDSREFWMRAEERNKNTAERYRALGLSHYAAMEAFVRYRF, from the coding sequence ATGAAAACAATTCTAGAAAAAAATAGGGCCGATATTAAGTACAGGCCCGTAGGTCAATTTGAAGAAACCCGCTTTGAGAAGATTCACAACGTGATATTCTCTGACTCTTACCAGGCTTCTATTAAAGTTGCCGAAGAGATTGCTACGCTCATCAGAAAGAAACAAGCTGCTAATAAGAATTGTGTGTTAGGCCTAGCTACCGGATCGTCTCCCATAAAAGTGTATGAGGAACTCGTTAGAATGCACAACGAAGAAGGCCTTAGCTTTCACAACGTAGTAACCTTTAATCTAGACGAATACCTTCCAATGGAAAAGGAAAACCGTCAAAGTTACTGGTATTTTATGCATGAGCACCTTTTCAATCATGTGAATATTGCACCTGAAAACATCCATATTCCCGATGGTACTATACCAAGCGAAAAAGTGATTGAATATTGTATTGCCTACGACGATAAAATCAAAAAAAATGGTGGGCTGGATTTTCAACTTCTAGGTATTGGCCGTACGGGTCACGTGGGGTTCAACGAACCGGGATCACATTACAATTCCGGTACACGGGTTATTACATTGGACCATATTACCATAGTTGATGCGGCACCTGCCTTTTTAGGAATAGACAATGTACCTAGAAAAGCGATTACCATGGGTATTGCCACGGTTATGAGCGCCAAACGGATAGTCCTTTTAGGATGGGGTGAAAACAAAGCTAGCATTATTAAAAAAACAGTTGAAGGAGAGATTTCCCCTCAAGTTCCGGCTACGTATTTACAAAACCACAAAAACTGTACGTTCGTTTTAGATACCGGTGCCGGGAGCCAATTAACACGTAACAAAACTCCTTGGCTCGTAGATGAGTCTTTAGAGTGGACAGAGAGTTTAAGCTCCAAGGCAATCGTCTGGCTTTGTAAAGAAACCAATAAATCTATCCTGAGCTTAACCGATAAGGATTACAATGACAATGGTATGTCCGGGTTGCTTGCCATGGAAGATTCCTATGACCTGAACATTAAAATGTTCAACAAACTACAACATACTATTACGGGCTGGCCGGGAGGAAAACCAAACGCTGACGATTCTAGCCGTCCCGAGCGCGCAGAACCTGCAAAAAAACGGGTGATCATTTTTAGCCCTCACCCTGATGATGATGTAATTTCAATGGGTGGGACCTTTGATAGGCTTATAGAACAAGGGCATGACGTTCATGTAGTGTACCAAACTTCCGGTAATATTGCCGTTTCGGATACTGACGCTATGCGATATGCCGAAATATCAAAGCGAATAGCACCCTCAGAGGCCGCTCAAAAGATAATCGATACGATTAAAGAGAAGAAAGACAGTAGTTTTGATTCTCTAGAAGTAAGAAAATTAAAGGGGAATATAAGACGAGGTGAATCTTACGCAGCCGTTCGCTATTTAGGTTTGGACGATTCAAATGTTTACTTTCTAGACCTTCCGTTTTACGAAACCGGAACCATCAAAAAGAACAACCTTTCCGAGACGGATATAAAAATTATGATGGACATTATTTCCGAAATAAAACCACATCAGATTTTTGCTGCAGGAGATTTGGCAGACCCACACGGAACTCACAAAGTGTGTCTTGATGCAGTTTTTGAAGCAATGAGAAGGCTAAAACCTGAACCGTTCATGGACGATTGTTGGTTGTGGCTTTACAGAGGTGCGTGGCACGAATGGGATGTTGATGAAATTGAAATGGCCGTACCAATGAGTCCTAGTCAAGTTCTCAAAAAACGTTATGCTATTTTCTGCCATCAGTCTCAAAAAGACGGGGTTATGTTCCAAGGTGATGACTCTAGAGAATTCTGGATGCGCGCCGAAGAACGAAATAAAAATACCGCCGAGAGATACCGTGCCCTTGGGCTTTCACATTACGCGGCCATGGAAGCTTTTGTACGGTACAGATTCTAA
- a CDS encoding MFS transporter, giving the protein MIEKDKGAWVWVPILYFTQGLPYVLVVSVSVIMYKQLGVSNEDIGLYTSLLYLPWVLKPLWSPFVDLKSTKRKWFLSMQLLITIALFGVALTIPTSLFLTTTLACFWMAAFASATNDIASDGYYMLGLTEKKQSFFVGMRSTFYRLAMVTGEGLIVVMAGFLENKYGDNSKAWSLTMTAAAFLMLILTVSNFFAAPKYEASTEVIKDTPKGFFEVFASFFKKPGIGIALAFILTYRLGESQLVKMAAPFLLDAPDQGGLGYSTEQLGTIFGTAGVIFLSIGGILGGILISRDGLKKWMLPMVISLNLPNVLYAVLAMTKTTSVYAVTGTVILEKFGYGFGFAAFLMYLIYISEGKSKTSHYAIATGFMALGMMLPGMISGFMQQWLGYGGFFVWVVIAALPALFLVKFIKYPADFGKKSTKLDA; this is encoded by the coding sequence ATGATAGAAAAAGACAAAGGAGCATGGGTCTGGGTACCCATTCTATATTTTACCCAAGGCCTACCCTACGTTTTAGTTGTAAGCGTATCGGTTATAATGTACAAACAGCTGGGCGTAAGCAATGAAGACATTGGCCTATACACCAGCCTTTTATACTTACCATGGGTTTTAAAACCGCTGTGGAGTCCGTTCGTAGACCTTAAAAGTACCAAAAGAAAATGGTTTTTGTCTATGCAGCTATTAATCACAATAGCTCTTTTTGGGGTCGCACTTACTATTCCAACGAGCCTTTTTTTAACCACTACCTTGGCTTGCTTTTGGATGGCGGCTTTTGCTTCGGCTACCAATGATATTGCTTCAGATGGTTATTATATGCTAGGTTTAACCGAGAAGAAACAATCGTTTTTTGTTGGCATGCGCAGTACTTTTTATAGACTTGCCATGGTTACCGGCGAAGGTCTAATTGTAGTGATGGCGGGGTTCCTAGAAAATAAATACGGAGACAATTCAAAAGCCTGGAGCCTCACGATGACAGCAGCCGCTTTTCTTATGCTCATCTTAACGGTTTCTAACTTTTTTGCAGCTCCCAAGTATGAAGCTTCAACAGAGGTTATCAAAGACACCCCAAAAGGTTTTTTTGAAGTATTCGCTTCCTTTTTCAAAAAACCGGGAATAGGCATTGCTCTAGCCTTTATTTTAACCTACCGTCTTGGTGAATCTCAATTGGTAAAAATGGCCGCTCCTTTTTTATTGGACGCTCCGGACCAAGGTGGTTTAGGCTATTCAACTGAACAATTAGGAACTATTTTTGGCACCGCTGGCGTTATATTCCTTTCTATTGGAGGGATTCTTGGAGGTATTTTAATATCTCGTGATGGACTTAAAAAATGGATGTTACCTATGGTGATATCCTTAAACCTACCCAATGTACTCTACGCTGTTTTAGCCATGACCAAAACTACAAGCGTTTATGCCGTTACAGGAACCGTAATACTTGAGAAATTTGGTTACGGATTTGGCTTCGCCGCCTTTTTAATGTACCTCATTTACATCTCCGAAGGGAAGTCCAAAACCTCTCACTACGCCATTGCAACCGGGTTTATGGCACTGGGGATGATGCTCCCGGGAATGATCAGTGGCTTTATGCAACAATGGTTAGGATACGGAGGGTTCTTTGTGTGGGTG